TCTTCGCCGATACCTATTTCAAGACCATCTCTGATTCGCTGAAATGGCACGCGCCGAACCAGATGCTGCTGGGCGGTCGCTTCGCTATCAGCACGCCTGAGGCCGTGGCGTCCTGCGCGCAGTATTGCGATGTGTTGAGCTTCAACATGTACACGCTCAAGCCGCAGGACGGTTACGACTTCGCCGCGCTGGCAGCGCTGGACAAACCGCTGCTGATCACCGAATTCAACTTCGGCTCGGCCGACCGCGGCCCGTTCTGGGGCGGCGTGACGCAATTGGCCAAGGAAGAAGATCGCGGTCCGGCCTATGCCAATTTCCTCAAACAGGCGCTGAGCGAACCGTCGATTGTCGGCGTGCACTGGTTCCAGTATCTCGACCAACCGGTTACCGGCCGGTTGCTCGACGGCGAGAATGGCCATTTCGGCCTGGTCGGGGTCACCGATCTGCCGTATCAGGGTTTTGTCGAGGCAGTGCGCAAAAGCAACCTGCAAGCGCTGGAGCAGTTGGGCAAGGAGGCGCAGAAAACGCCGAATACCGAGGCTGAAGGCGGGCGCAAGGCTGAGGCTGGCAAAGCGGCGGGGGCTGCGCAAGCGGGCGGGCATTCGGGGAATGGTCACTAGGTTTCAGACCGCGTTATCGTTCTTCGCGAGCAGGCTCGCTCCCACAGGGGATCTCCGCTGCTGTTGAGATTCAGTGTGGGAGCGAGCCTGCTCGCGAAGGGATCAGCACAAATTGCCGATCAACCGTCTGGCCCGCGCCTGTTCCCAAATCCCTCAAGGGCTGGAACAATGCGGACCACTTTGTAGAGCGTTTTCGCGGGGGAGTTGCGGGTGCAGATTCAGGGACATTACGAGCTTCAATTCGAAGCGGTGCGCGAGGCTTTCGCCGCACTGTTCGACGATCCCCAGGAACGCGGCGCAGCCCTGTGCATCAAGGTCGGTGGAGAAACCGTCCTCGACCTCTGGTCTGGTACGGCCGACAAGGATGGCACCGAAGCCTGGCACAGCGACACCATCGCCAATCTGTTCTCCTGCACCAAGACCTTCACCGCCGTCACCGCGCTGCAACTGGTCGCCGAAGGCAAGTTGCAACTCGATGCCCCGGTTGCCCGCTACTGGCCGGAATTCGCCGACGCCGGCAAAGAATCAGTAACTCTGCGCCAATTGCTCTGCCATCAGGCCGGCCTGCCGGCGCTGCGTGAACTGCTCGCCCCTGAAGCCCTTTACGACTGGCAAACCATGGTCGACGCCCTTGCGGCCGAAGCACCGTGGTGGACGCCGGGCACCGGTCACGGTTATGCCGCGATCACCTACGGTTGGCTGGTCGGCGAATTGCTGCGCCGCGCCGACGGGCGTGGGCCGGGCGAGTCGATCGTCGCTCGGGTTGCCAAGCCGTTGGGGCTGGACTTCCATGTGGGCCTGGCCGACGAAGAGTTTCACCGCGTGGCGCACATCGCCCGTGGCAAGGGCAATGCCGGCGACGCCGCGGCTCAGCGCCTGCTGCAAGTGACCATGCGCGAACCGACTGCCATGACTACCCGCGCCTTCACCAATCCGCCGTCGGTGCTGACCAGCACCAACAAGCCGGAATGGCGCCGCATGCAGCAGCCTGCGGCCAATGGCCACGGCAATGCGCGCAGCCTCGCCGGGTTTTACGCCGGCCTGCTCGACGGCAGTCTGCTCGAAAGCGAGATGCTTGAAGAGCTGACCCGCGAGCACAGCCTCGGCGACGACAAGACCTTGCTCACCCGCACCCGTTTCGGCCTCGGCTGCATGCTCGATCAGCCGGACGTGGCCAACGCCACCTACGGCCTCGGCCCGCGCGCCTTCGGCCATCCGGGGGCGGGCGGCTCGATCGGTTTTGCTGATCCCGAGCGCGATGTCGCCTTCGGTTTCGTGACCAATACTTTGGGGCCTTACGTTTTGATGGATCCGCGTGCGCAAAAGCTGGCGCGGGTGCTTGCCACTTGTCTGTAAAGCTTCGACTGAGGTTCCAGGATCGGAACCTCGAAGGGATTTTCGTTTCAAAACGGCTGTTTATCCGGGCGAAAGTGCTCTGATTTTTCATTACTTCATTTTGTGGATTTTCAATGTCATCTAAAAAGACCCTCGCCCTGGCCCTGTGTGTAGCGATCACCGGTTGCGCACAGAACCCGAAAAACGACGCGGACGGCGGCAGCTGGTGGCCGTTCGGTTCTTCCGACAAAGTCGCGGCCAAAGACCCGGCTCCGGCCCCAGCTCCGTTGAAACCGGCGGCGACCGCGCCAGTGGCCAAAGCCGAGAGCAGCAACCCGTGGTACTGGCCGTTCGGTTCCAGCGATGAAGCGGTAAAAGCTGATCTGAAAGCCGAGGTCAAACCTGAAGCCAAACCGGTCGAGGTGGCCAAGGCCGAGGCCGAGTCCAATGGCAAATGGTGGTGGCCGTTCGGCGGTAAGGATCAGCCAACCGCCAAAGCCGTGCCGATGCCGGATCCGAAGGTGACTCAAGCCTGGCTCGACGACTACGAACCGCGTCTGCGTGAAGCGGTGAAGGACAGCAACCTGCAACTCGAACGTCGCGACAACGTGCTGGTGGTGACGGCGCCGGTTGAAGGCTCGTTCAACCCGGACCGCCCGGCGATGCTGCTGCCGGTCACCCTCGGCCCGTTCACTCGCGTGGCGAAAATCCTTGAAGCCGACCCGAAGACTGCAGTGCTGGTGCTCGGTCACAGCGACACCAGCGGTGCCGCGCCGGCCAACATCAAGCTGAGCCAGGAACGTGCGCAATCGGTGGCAGCGATCTTCCGCCTCAGCGGCTTGCAGCGCGATCGCCTGATGTTGCGTGGCATGGGTTCGGAAGCGCCGCGTGCGGCCAACGACAGCGTTGAAGGCCGCGCCTTGAACCGCCGTGTCGAACTGTTGGTGACTCCGCAAAACACCATGGTGGCACTGCTGAGCAAATACAACATGCCAGCGCCGAAGCCGGTAACGATGGTCGCCGCGCAAGACGTCAAGCCAGTGGCCAAACCAGCCACCCCAGCGCCTGCGGCGAAGAAAGCTACTGCCCCGGCGGCGAAAAAGGCGCCAGCCAAGAAAGCTGCCGCCAAGGCTCCAGCCAAAAAGGCTCCGGCCAAAGCTGCGGCGAAAAAGACTGCGCCAGCCAAAGCCGCCGCGACCGACAAGAAAGTCGCCGCAGCCGACGCCGCGAAGAAGTGATCCGCTAACGAAAAGGAATCCGCCATGACCCAGGCTCTGGCCGATATGCGTCGCGATTACACCCGTGACGGTTTGACCGAGGCGCAAGCTCCGGCCGAGCCGTTTGCGTTGTTTCATCAGTGGTTCGCCGATGCGGTGAAAACCGAGCAGGCGCCGGTGGAAGCCAATGCCATGACCCTGGCTACGGTCGATGCCGACGGTCGTCCGCATTGCCGCATTCTGTTGCTCAAGGGCCTGGACGAGCAGGGCTTCACCTTCTTCACCAACTACGACAGCGCCAAGGGCCAGCATCTGGCAGCCAACCCGTTTGCCGCCATGACGTTCTTCTGGCCAACCCTGGAGCGCCAGGTGCGCATCGAAGGGCGGGTGGTGAAGGTCACGCCGCAAGAGTCCGATGCCTATTATCAGGTGCGTCCATTGGGCAGCCGCTTGGGCGCCTGGGCATCACCGCAGAGCCGCGTCATCAACGGTCGTGGCGAGCTGGAAGATTTGCTCAAGGCCACCGAGCAACGCTTCAGCGACAGCCAGCCGCACTGCCCGGAACACTGGGGCGGTTACCGTTTGCTGCCCGAGCGCATCGAGTTCTGGCAGGGCCGTTCGAGCCGCCTGCATGATCGCCTCAACTACCGGCTGCAGGGCGCCGAGTGGATTCTTGAACGTCTGGCACCCTGAGCAGTCTACCGAGCGGGATGAAGGACGATGGCGGATCGGTGATTTCACGCTACTTTAAGTGAACGCTCGCGGGCATCTGTACCCAGCCTGAATGGAAGCCAATTTTATCCGGATGGTGTCGTGACAGACGCCAGGCCACGGAGTTTAATGAACACATGTTCTTTTGGAGTTGATGCTATGCGTAAGTCTGTTCTGCTGGTTGCTTCCTTTT
This genomic interval from Pseudomonas koreensis contains the following:
- a CDS encoding OmpA family protein, with protein sequence MSSKKTLALALCVAITGCAQNPKNDADGGSWWPFGSSDKVAAKDPAPAPAPLKPAATAPVAKAESSNPWYWPFGSSDEAVKADLKAEVKPEAKPVEVAKAEAESNGKWWWPFGGKDQPTAKAVPMPDPKVTQAWLDDYEPRLREAVKDSNLQLERRDNVLVVTAPVEGSFNPDRPAMLLPVTLGPFTRVAKILEADPKTAVLVLGHSDTSGAAPANIKLSQERAQSVAAIFRLSGLQRDRLMLRGMGSEAPRAANDSVEGRALNRRVELLVTPQNTMVALLSKYNMPAPKPVTMVAAQDVKPVAKPATPAPAAKKATAPAAKKAPAKKAAAKAPAKKAPAKAAAKKTAPAKAAATDKKVAAADAAKK
- the pdxH gene encoding pyridoxamine 5'-phosphate oxidase; this translates as MTQALADMRRDYTRDGLTEAQAPAEPFALFHQWFADAVKTEQAPVEANAMTLATVDADGRPHCRILLLKGLDEQGFTFFTNYDSAKGQHLAANPFAAMTFFWPTLERQVRIEGRVVKVTPQESDAYYQVRPLGSRLGAWASPQSRVINGRGELEDLLKATEQRFSDSQPHCPEHWGGYRLLPERIEFWQGRSSRLHDRLNYRLQGAEWILERLAP
- a CDS encoding serine hydrolase domain-containing protein gives rise to the protein MQIQGHYELQFEAVREAFAALFDDPQERGAALCIKVGGETVLDLWSGTADKDGTEAWHSDTIANLFSCTKTFTAVTALQLVAEGKLQLDAPVARYWPEFADAGKESVTLRQLLCHQAGLPALRELLAPEALYDWQTMVDALAAEAPWWTPGTGHGYAAITYGWLVGELLRRADGRGPGESIVARVAKPLGLDFHVGLADEEFHRVAHIARGKGNAGDAAAQRLLQVTMREPTAMTTRAFTNPPSVLTSTNKPEWRRMQQPAANGHGNARSLAGFYAGLLDGSLLESEMLEELTREHSLGDDKTLLTRTRFGLGCMLDQPDVANATYGLGPRAFGHPGAGGSIGFADPERDVAFGFVTNTLGPYVLMDPRAQKLARVLATCL